TGGATTCCAGCTTGGTTTCTTCCTGCCTGAGGGCACGGCGGTAGCTGGGTTCGCTTTCCGTGCGGGTGGCGATCCGGTCCATGGTGCTGACCGCCTCCAGCGGATACGACCCGGCAGCAGACTCGGCAGACAGCATGATGGCGTCCGCCCCGTCAAACACGGCGTTGGCCACGTCTGACACTTCGGCGCGTGTCGGGACCGGGCTGTTGATCATGCTTTCCAGCATCTGGGTCGCCACTACCACGCTCTTGCCGGCCCGGCGGGCATGGCGGATAATCTTCTTCTGCTTCGGCGGCACTTCCTCCATGGGCAGTTCCACGCCCATGTCGCCACGGGCCACCATCACTGCGTCAGACTGGGCAATGATTTCATCAAGAGCATACAGGGCGGAGGGTTTTTCCAGTTTGGACAGGATCGCCGCCCGGTCGCCAATAATCTCGCGGGCTTCCCGGACATCCTCCGGCCGCTGTACGAAAGACAGGGCCACCCAGTCAACACCGAGGTCGAGGACGAAACCCAGATCCCTGCGGTCCTTTTCCGTGAGCGCCGCCAGCGGCAGGATCGCATTGGGCACATTGACCCCCTTGCGATTGGATAACGGGCCGCCGACCACCACAGTGGTTTCAATGACCTCGGGCGAGACCTTGTCAATCATCAACCTGATCTTGCCGTCGTCGAGCAACAGGTGAGTGCCCGGCTGCACCGCCTCGAAAATTTCCAGATGGGGAAGTTCAACCCGCGCCGCGCTTCCGGGCGCCTTGTCCATATCCAGGGTGAATTTTTGCCCCTCCTGCAGGGTAACCTTGTCATTCTCAAAAGCACCGATGCGGAGTTTGGGGCCCTGCAGGTCGGCGAGGATACCGATCGGCCGGCCGGTCTGCTGCTCCACCTCGCGAATCATGCCGTGCAGCGCCGCCACATCCTTGTGGGCGCCGTGGCTCATATTGAGCCGGAAGACGTCCGCCCCCGCATCCGATAACTTGCGGATCATGTCGACGGTATTGCTGGAGGGACCAAGGGTGGCAATGATTCTGGTACAGCGCTGGCGGTGCATGAAGTTATCCTTGAGACTGGATGAAAAGCCGTTGTCCCCTATTAATAACATACTGAACCAACAAGGTGAATCTTTTATGATACTGCAGTTAACCATTTTGCTGTTAATTCATAATTTTACTGTTCTTATAACCCCCTTAGATGCTGGCTCCACTCCCTTACTTGACTTTACCGGACGGCTGCATACCTTAGTCACAAGGGTAATCCGGAAAACGAAAGAGACATGCAGCAGACATCCCGCAAACACGCCACCGCCGCGGAACAGACCGAGGCCTATGAAATCCTCAATCCCGAGGGAAAAGCCAATATTGTGCTGATCTGCGAGCATGCCAGCAACTTCATACCGGAGGAATTCGACAACCTCGGCCTGAGCGGGCCGGACCTGCAGCGCCATATCGCCTGGGATATCGGCATGGCGGAAATTACCCGCCAGATGTCTGAGGCGCTGGATGCGCCGGCCATCCTGGCGCGCTTTTCCCGGCTGTTGATCGATCCCAACCGGGAACCGGATCATGCCACCCTGATCCCGGACGTCAGCGACAAAACCGTGATCCCCGGCAACCGGAACCTGGACCAGGCTGCAACCCGGGACCGTCTGGATCGATTTTACCATCCCTTCCACGACCGGGCCGAACAGCTGGTAAGGCACAAGGCCCGCGGCGGACATGTGCCGCTGGTGTGCGGCATGCACAGCTTCACCCCGGTGATGAACGGCGCCCCCCGTCCCTGGCACGCGGGCATGCTGTGGAACCGGGATCCGCGCCTGGCCCGGGAACTGATCGACCGGCTGCAGCACAAGCACGGGCTGATGGTCGGCGACAACAAACCCTATTCCGGCCGCGACCTGTTCCATACCATGAACCGGCATGGCGCCGATCACGGCTACCCCCAGGTCACGATCGAGGTCCGGCAAAATGAAATTAACACGGCTGCCGGCCAGCAGAAATGGGCCCGGCTGCTGGGGAAAGAGCTTGCAGAACTCGCCCAGGACAGAAGCCTGACTGTGATCAAGAAATTCTAACAACAGGAATTACTATGGACGAACAGACCCGCATCGAAATAGAAGCCGCCGCCTTTCGCCGGCTGCTGTCCCACCTCTCCAAACGCACTGACGCCCAGAATATCGACCTGATGGGGCTCGCCGGTTTCTGCCGCAACTGCCTGGCCAACTGGTATCAGGACGCCGCCGGAGAGCGCGGCATCGAACTGGACAAGGCCGAAGTCCGCGAAATCATCTACGGCATGCCCTATAAGGAATGGGCGGCAAAATACCAGACGGAAGCCACCCCGGAACAGATGCAGAAAATGGAGGAAAGCCTCAGGAAAAACGAGGAACTGTGAGGCCTGTCCCCGCCATTCTGAATTAGTTTGAATTTCCGGTTGCGCTGCCCCGGGCAGCCGGATAATGTGCGTCTTCAAATTTCAAATCGGGCTCAAATTTCAAAGCAGGAGCAATATTCATGACAGAAGCAGGTGGCATCGCTGCAGAGGCCTTACGGTCCTATATTGAACGCATCGAACGTCTGGAAGAAGAAAAAGCCAATCTGGCGGCAGACATCAAGGATGTCTATTCCGAAGCCAAAGCCACAGGTTTTGATGTGAAAATCATGCGCCAGATCATCCGCCTGCGTAAAATGGAAGAACATGACCGCCAGGAAATGGAAGCCCTGCTGGATACCTATGCCCATGCCTTGGGCATGATCCGGGGATAAGCGGGACAGTCCGGAAACGATCAAAGGGCGGCACGGCCGCCCTTTTTATTTGCCAAACCTGTTGTCAGTCCTATTTGTCCATATTCATGGCTTCGACGATTTTCTTCGTGCGGGCATCCGCCTTGGCGCTATGAATGACAAAAATGGCGTGGCCGACCGCAATCCCCCACAATATCCAGCCGCCCAGCAGCAGGAAAACAAATCCCACAATCCAGATCACCAGGTTGATGATTGCCTGGAAAATCTTGCCATAGACAAACAAGGCAACGGGCGGCAAAAAGAAAGCCAGCAAATAAATCATTCCTCAAACCCTTAATATTGACAGGACTTAATATATTGCGGCTGAGCGGGAGGAATTCAAGAATTATCTGGAGCAGCGTCCTGGTCGCCATCCTTGTCCGTGGCGGCATCAAGACCCAGTTCGGAAATTTTCCGGTATAGCGTGGAACGTCCGATGCCGAGGCGGCGGGCAATCTCGGACATCTTGTTGTCATACATCCGAATGGCCAGGGTGATCATGTCGTTTTCCACTTCGGCCATGGGGCGGATATCGCCTTTGTCATCAAGAACGGCGACTGGCGAGATCGAATACCCCCCGGCCTCCCCCCCAGAGGTGACAGACAAGGCACTGCCCTCAAAATTTTCCGGATGATTATGCAGGGTTGCCAGAATCTGGGGGAAATCTTCCGGCGTAATATTTTCCCCCTCGGACAGGATTACGGCCCTGAAGATGGCATTTTCAAGCTGGCGCACGTTTCCGGGCCAGCTGTAGCTGTTGAGCAGATTCAGGGCGTCTTCACTGAGCGGCCTGCGGACACGGCCCTCGGCGGCGCTGATTTTGTCAACGAAATGCAGGGCCAGTTTCTCGATATCCCCGGCCCGCTCCCTGAGCGGCGGCAGGGTGATCGGAAACACATTCAGGCGGTAATAAAGGTCTTCCCGGAAATGACCGGTTTCCACCAGGTCCTTCAGCTTCTTGTTGGTGGCGGAAATCAGCCGCACATCCACCGTGACCGATTCCCGGCTGCCGATGGGGTCAACTTCACCTTCCTGCAGCACCCGCAAGAGCTTGACCTGCAGATCAAGCGGCAGTTCTCCGATCTCGTCGAGGAAAATGGTGCCGCCGTCGGCTTCGACAAATTTACCTTCATGCCGTTCCGTGGCGCCGGTGAAGGATCCCTTTTCATGGCCAAACAGGATGGATTCCACCAGGTTGGCCGGGATTGCACCGCAGTTGACCACCACAAAGGGTTTGCCGGCGCGGTCACTGGAGCCCTGAATGGAGCGGGCGAAAACTTCCTTACCAACCCCGCTTTCCCCTTCAAGCAGGATCGGCACATTGGCCCGGGCGCCTTTTTTGGCCAGTTCAATGGCCTGGCGGATTGCCGGGCTGTCCCCCATCAGGTCCTGGAAATTCATGATGCCGTCCCACTTGCGGGTCAGGCGTGACACCTCGCCGGACAGCTGGTTCAGCTTGAGGGCGTTTTCAATGGAGACCTTGAGCCGGTCCACACCGGCGGGTTTGGCAATGAAATCGATGGCCCCGGCCCGCATGGCATTCACCGCAGAGTCCAGGCTACTGTGCGCGGTCAGGACAATGACCGGTACAATCAGGTTTTCCTCGGATAATTTTTCCAGAACTTCAATCCCGCTGATATCGCCGAGCACCAGGTCCAGCAGCACCAGGTCCACCTGGATAGGTTGCACACCGCACAACATATCGAGTGCTTCCCGACCGCTGCTGGCCATGACCGTATTGTAACCGGCCTTTTCCAGGGCGATCTGGAGCATCTTGCGTTGAGTTTCCTCATCTTCGACGATCAGGATCAGTTTTCTCATATCGACATTCTGCTTTGTTTATAGTTATTTTTCTTTCCCTAATGTCCCAATACGGGACAAAAGTTAAAAAAACCGAAAAATCCCCGAGATTGTCCCAATTTGGGATGATTTTTGGCCATTTTTACGGCATGTTGTCAAAATTGGACGCCGGCCGGCCCTTGGCGTCCCCGGCAAATCCCCTATATGAAAAGATATTCCCATCGTTCAAATCAGGACACATCAGACATGACCAAACAGGACCTGGACATCACCAAACTTCCCCACTGGGACCTTACCGACCTTTATCCCGCGCTCGACTGTAAGGAACTGGAACAGGATTTCACCCACCTGATGAAGCAGGCCGAAGAATTTGCCGGAAGCTACAAAGGCAAATTATCCAGCCTGTCCGCAGAAGAAATGTTCGAGGCCCTGACGGCCTATGAAGCGATGGAAACCAGAATGGGCCGCATCTACAGCTACGCCGGTCTGCTCTATGCCGGGGACATGACCGACGGCAAGATCGCCCAGTTTTACCAGACCGCCCATGAAAAGCTCAACAACATCGTCAGCAAGGTGCTGTTCTTCACCCTGGAACTGAACAAGATCGACGACAAGGTGATCGACGGCTGGCTGGACAGTTCAGCGGAGCTGCGGCGTTATGCCTCCTGGTTTGACGGGGTCAGGCTTTATCGTCCCTACCAGCTGGAAGACAAGCTCGAAGAACTGTTGCATGAGAAATCGGTGGCCGGGCGCGCCGCCTGGAACCGGCTGTTCGACGAGACCATGGCCGGGCTTAAATTCAGCTTCCGGGACCCGGACAACGGCGAGGTCCGGGAACTGGGCACCGAAGAATGCCTCGACCTGCTGAGCAACAAGGACGGAGCGATGCGCAAGGCCGCCGCCGAAGCCCTGGACGAGACCTTCGACAAGAACATCCGCCTGTTTACCCTGGTCACCAACACCCTGGCCAAGGAGAAGGAAATCGAGGACCGCTGGCGCCGCTATGAAAACCCCACCACCGCCCGGCACCTGTCCAACCGGGTCGAGCAGGAAGTGGTCGACGCCCTGGTTGGCGCGGTCAAGGACGCCTACCCCCGGCTGTCGCACCGCTATTACAAGCTCAAGGCCCGGTGGTTCGGGGTGGACAAGCTAAACTGGTGGGACCGCAATGCGCCGCTGCCGGAAACCGACGATAAACTCTATCAGTGGGATGACGCCACCGCGACGGTGCTCTCAGCCTACCGCCGCTTCTCCCCCAAACTGGCGGAGGTCGGCCAGAAGTTCTTCGACAATAACTGGATCGACGCCCCGGTCCGTCCCGGCAAGTCACCGGGCGCCTTCGCCCACCCGACCGTCACCGACGCCCACCCCTACCTGCTGCTCAATTATCTGGGCAAAAGCCGCGATGTCATGACCCTGGCCCACGAGCTCGGCCACGGCGTGCACCAGGTGCTGGCGGCCGGACAAGGCGAACTGCTGTCCTCCACGCCGCTGACGCTGGCTGAAACCGCCAGCGTGTTTGGCGAAATGCTGACCTTCCAGTCCATGCTCGATGCGGAAAAGGACGAGGCGCGCAAGAAGCTGCTGATCGCCGGCAAAGTGGAAGATATGCTCAATACCGTAGTGCGCCAGATCGCCTTCTATGATTTCGAGGTCCGGGTCCATAACGCCCGCAAGGACAGCGAACTGAGCAGCGAGGACCTGAGCAAAATCTGGATGGACGTACAGACCGAAAGCCTCGGCGACGCCTTCATCTTTGATGACAAATACCGGCACTTCTGGTGCTATATCCCCCATTTCATCCATAGCCCCTTCTATGTCTATGCCTATGCCTTTGGCGACTGCCTGGTCAACTCGCTTTATGCCACCTACCTCAAGGCCCCCGAAGGGTTCGAGGCCAAATATCTAGGCATGCTGGCCGCCGGCGGCAGCCTGCATCACCGGGACCTCCTGAAACCCTTCGGACTGGATGCTTCCGACCCGGCTTTCTGGAATACCGGACTCGACATGATCGCCGGCTATATCGACCAGCTGGAGTGATTGGTTTCACCCTAAACCATTAGTATCGCAGACAAACATCCCGTTTATTTGCGTTGCACAATAATTTATTTTGTCTACACTTTCCCTGAGGGCATCTGTGACAGCTGTGCATTTTTCATGATAGACTTCGCTCTGTCACCGGCACAAGTGTGCCCTGGAATACCGTTTCACATGAGGGAACATTTTCGTGCGATGGTGTGATTTGCATCAAAGCACATAAAGACAAAGATAAAATACAATCAAGTAAAAGAAACTAATGGGAAAATGTCGGTATGAAATTAGCAATTCCAAAAGAACGGCGGGCGCATGAAAAGCGTGTCGCCGCGACCCCCGACACGGTCAAAAAGCTGATCCAGCTTGGTTTTGAGGTGTCGGTGGAAAAAGGAGCCGGGCTGCAAAGCAGCATCACGGATGCCGAATATGAAGCGGCCGGGGCCACCATCGCCGCCGATGCCGCCGCCGCCTACAAAGGGGCAGAGATTATATTCAAAGTGCAGCGGCCGCTGCATGCAGCCGAAGGCGACCTTGATGAAATCGCCCTGGTCGAACCGGGCGCCAGGCTGATCGCCAGCCTCGCCCCCTATGCGGATACCGCCATGCTGGACATCTATGCCAAGGGCAGGATCGAGGCCTATGCCATGGAGCTGATGCCGCGCATTACCCGGGCCCAGAGCATGGACATCCTGTCGTCCCAGTCCAACCTGGCCGGCTACCGGGCCGTCATTGACGGCGCCTATGAATATGGCCGCGCCTTCCCGATGATGATGACCGCCGCAGGCACGGTTGCCCCGGCCAAGGTCATGGTCATGGGCGCAGGCGTCGCCGGTCTGCAGGCCATCGCCACCGCCAAACGGCTCGGCGCCATTGTTTCCGCCACCGATGTGCGCCTGGCCGCCAAGGAACAGGTGGAAAGCCTCGGCGGTAAATTCGTCATGGTCGATGACGAGGAAGCCAAGCAGGCGGAAACCGCCGGCGGCTACGCCAGGGAAATGAGCGACGAGTATAAGGCCAAGCAGGCCAAGCTGATCGCCGACACCATCACCAAGCAGGACCTGGTCATCACCACGGCGCTGATCCCGGGCCGCGCCGCGCCGGTACTGGTCACCGATGAAATGGTGGAAAGCATGAAGCCGGGCAGCGTGATCGTTGACCTGGCGGTGGAACAGGGCGGCAATGTGACGCTCAGCAAGCTCGGCGAGATCGTCGAACACAAAGGCGTCAAGATCGTCGGCCACCACAATATGCCGAGCCGCCTCGCCGCCGACGCCAGCGCCCTGTTCGCCAAGAACCTGCTCAACTTCATCACCCCCCATGTGGACGGAGAGAGCAAGGCGCTGAATATCAATTACGAGGATGAAACCGTGAGCGGCATTCTGCTGACCCGCGACGGTTCAATCATTCATCCCAACTTCATTTCAGGAGGGAACTAAGATGGAAAAACTGCAGCAAATGGCCGATGTGGCCACCGGGGCGGCCCACGCCAGCCCGTTCCTGTCCCAGCTTTCCCTGTTCGTGCTGGCTATCTTTGTCGGCTATTATGTGGTCTGGAGCGTAACCCCGGCCCTGCATACCCCGCTGATGGCTGTGACCAACGCCATTTCCTCCGTGATTATTGTCGGCGCCCTGATCGCCGGCGGACCGGAAGGCATGAGCCTGGCCAAGGTGCTGGGCATCATCGCCATCGCCTTGGCCGCGGTGAATATCTTCGGCGGCTTTGCGGTCACCCAGCGCATGCTCGCCATGTACAAGAAAAAAGACAAGCCCGCCGCCGGCGGCGATAAAGCGTAAGGGAGGGTCTGAGTATGTCTGAACAAATGATTGCGGACCTGACCGCGCTCGCCTATCTGGTGGCCGGTGTCCTGTTTATCCTGTCGCTGCGCGGCCTCAGCTCCCCGGAAAGCAGCCGGCGCGGCAACACCTTCGGCATGATCGGCATGACCATTGCCGTCATCACCACCATCCTCAACCCGGAGATCGTCTCCTACACCTGGATCATCATCGCCCTGCTGGTGGGCGGCGGGATCGGCCTGGTCATCGCCCGGCGCATCCCCATGACCGCCATGCCGCAGCTGGTGGCGGCGTTCCACAGTCTGGTCGGCCTCGCCGCCGTGCTGGTGGCCGGGGCGGCCTTTCTGGAACCGCGGGCTTACGGCATTACCGACGCCTTCGGCGATATCTATGTGGCGAGCCGTATTGAAATGGCGCTTGGCGCGGCGATCGGCGCCATCACCTTCTCCGGCTCGGTGATCGCCTTTGCCAAACTCAACGGCAACATGTCCGGCAAGCCGATCCTGCTGCCGGCCCGGCACCTGATCAACGGCCTGCTGGCGCTCGGCATCATCGGGCTGATCGTTGCCTTCTGCCTCAGCGAAGGCGCGGCTTCCGGCGGCGGCATGCTGATGTGGTACATCATGGCCGCCAGTTTTGTGATCGGTTTCCTGATCATCATCCCGATCGGCGGCGCCGACATGCCGGTGGTGGTCAGCATGCTGAACAGCTATTCCGGCTGGGCCGCGGCCGGCATCGGCTTTACCCTCGGCAATAACGCCCTGATCGTCACCGGCGCCCTGGTGGGCTCCTCCGGCGCGATCCTCAGCTACATCATGTGTGCGGCCATGAACCGCTCCTTCATCAGCGTGATCCTGGGCGGCTTCGGCGGCGAGGATGCCGCGGCAGCAGGCGGTGAAGTGGAGGAACGCCCGGTCAAGCAGGGTTCCGCCGAAGATGCCGCCTTCATCATGAAAAACGCCGGCTCCGTCATCATCGTGCCGGGATACGGCATGGCGGTGGCCAAGGCCCAGCATGCGCTCCGGGAAATGGCCGACCTGCTGAAGGAAGAAGGCGTCAAGGTCAGCTACGCCATCCATCCGGTGGCGGGCCGCATGCCGGGGCATATGAACGTGCTGCTGGCCGAGGCCGACGTGCCCTATGACGAAGTGTTCGAGCTCGAGGATATCAACAGCCAGTTCAGCCAGACCGACGTGGCCTTTGTCATCGGCGCCAATGACGTCACCAACCCGGCCGCCAAGACCGACAAGTCGAGCCCGATTTACGGCATGCCGGTGCTGGATGTGGAAAATGCCGGCACGGTGCTATTCGTCAAGCGCGGCATGGCCGCCGGTTACGCCGGGGTGCAGAACGAGCTGTTCTTCCGTGACAACACCATGATGCTGTTTGCCGACGCCAAGAAAATGGTCGAGGATATCGTCAAGGCCATGTAATCCGGGCCATGTAGGCCGGAAAATAACCTTACGCAACCCGGGACGGTGCCTCTGTCCCGGTTTTTTTTGGTCCGGGTTTTTCTTTGCCCCCAGGCACCGCCATTGCCTTCAGTCTCGCGGACAGCCGATCGCCCAGAAAATCATACAGCGCACGGATGCGGGCATTATGCTGAATGTCCGCATGAGTTACCAACCAAACGTCCAGCATCAATGGCTCGGCGTCTTTCAGATCAATTTCCACCAGATCAGGATATTTCTCCCAGGCGGGATTAGACAGAAAACCAATACCGATCCCCCGATTGATGGCTTCGTAATTGGCCAACATGCTGTTGCTGGTAAGGACCAGGTTGAGAGGCTGAAACATGCGATAGATTTTCCAGACCTCGGGATGGTGCATGAGCGATTCTTGTAGACCGATCCCCAGATGATCCTTGATATCCGCCAGCCGTTCCGGCTTTCCATATTTTGCGATATAAGCGGGGTGAGCAGCCAGAAAATTGGCCAAAGCACCGATCTTGCGGGCAATCAGGTCCGGCTGCCGCGGATAGCCGAGCCGGACGGCAACATCCGCTTCCCGGCGCAACAGGTCCCGGGGCGCCATGTCGATGTTGAGATCGACGGAAATGCCCGGATAGGTATCTCGAAACTCGGTCATCAGTTCCGGCATCCAGTATGTACCGATAAATTCCGTGGTGGTCAGGCGCACGGTGCCTTCCAGGCGCTTGTTCTGTCCGGTCACCGCCTTTTCCACATCCAGGGCCCTTTCTTCCATCTGTTCCACCAGGGTGATGATTTTCTCCCCGGCTTCGGTCAGCACCAGCCCTTTCGGCAGGCGCTGGAACAGCTGGCTGTCCAGGCTTTCTTCCAGCGCCACCAGTTTGCGGCTCAGGGTCGGCTGGCTCATATTCAGGCGCCGGGAGGCGGCGGACAGGCTGCCGCTGTCGGCAATCACTTTGAAAATCTTCAGCGCATTCCAGTCCATCCTCACCTCCATTCATATTTGAATAGGTATTATTACTATATAGCAAATTGCTATTCAATATGTTTATGGATTATGGTGCAGCTAAGAATAGGAGATTTTGCAATGACTACCGGATTTACACGACATACACTGGCTGCCCTGGTCCTGGCCGGCGCCTTTTCACTGGCCTCTCTCGCCCCGGCACAGGCCGCGGACCTTTCCGCCGCCTCCCTGCTGATGCACGGCGGCAAGGGCGAACTGCACGAACTGGCGGAAAAAAACATGGCCGCCGGCAAATATAAAAAGGCCCTCAAGTACCTCAAGAAGGCATCCAAAAAACCCATGGACGGCGAAATGCGCAGCCGGATCTACTCCGATATCTGCGCCGTACAGGCCTTGAATAACGAACTGGAACAAGCCCTGGCGAGCTGTGACAAATCCCTCAAATATGATGACAGCAACTGGAAGGCCATGAACAACAAGGGCGTTGCCCTGACGGCCCTGAACAAGAAGGAAACAGCCCACAAGCTGTTCACGAAAGCTCTTGAAATGAGCAACAAGAATGAGATTATCCTGGCCAACCGGACCGAAGCCGCCAGCAACATGTAATGCGAGGCTGATATCTTCCCAGGCTCAGGAAGCCCGATCAGGGGAAATCCGCAACCATCCTGGTTTCCCCTGTTATACCCACAGACTGTGACCCGGCCCTT
This DNA window, taken from Emcibacter nanhaiensis, encodes the following:
- a CDS encoding LysR family transcriptional regulator, producing MDWNALKIFKVIADSGSLSAASRRLNMSQPTLSRKLVALEESLDSQLFQRLPKGLVLTEAGEKIITLVEQMEERALDVEKAVTGQNKRLEGTVRLTTTEFIGTYWMPELMTEFRDTYPGISVDLNIDMAPRDLLRREADVAVRLGYPRQPDLIARKIGALANFLAAHPAYIAKYGKPERLADIKDHLGIGLQESLMHHPEVWKIYRMFQPLNLVLTSNSMLANYEAINRGIGIGFLSNPAWEKYPDLVEIDLKDAEPLMLDVWLVTHADIQHNARIRALYDFLGDRLSARLKAMAVPGGKEKPGPKKTGTEAPSRVA
- a CDS encoding NAD(P) transhydrogenase subunit alpha — protein: MEKLQQMADVATGAAHASPFLSQLSLFVLAIFVGYYVVWSVTPALHTPLMAVTNAISSVIIVGALIAGGPEGMSLAKVLGIIAIALAAVNIFGGFAVTQRMLAMYKKKDKPAAGGDKA
- a CDS encoding DUF1244 domain-containing protein, coding for MDEQTRIEIEAAAFRRLLSHLSKRTDAQNIDLMGLAGFCRNCLANWYQDAAGERGIELDKAEVREIIYGMPYKEWAAKYQTEATPEQMQKMEESLRKNEEL
- the pyk gene encoding pyruvate kinase codes for the protein MHRQRCTRIIATLGPSSNTVDMIRKLSDAGADVFRLNMSHGAHKDVAALHGMIREVEQQTGRPIGILADLQGPKLRIGAFENDKVTLQEGQKFTLDMDKAPGSAARVELPHLEIFEAVQPGTHLLLDDGKIRLMIDKVSPEVIETTVVVGGPLSNRKGVNVPNAILPLAALTEKDRRDLGFVLDLGVDWVALSFVQRPEDVREAREIIGDRAAILSKLEKPSALYALDEIIAQSDAVMVARGDMGVELPMEEVPPKQKKIIRHARRAGKSVVVATQMLESMINSPVPTRAEVSDVANAVFDGADAIMLSAESAAGSYPLEAVSTMDRIATRTESEPSYRRALRQEETKLESTSADALSAAASQVALTIKAKTIVTYTGSGSTARRASRERPVTPMLVLTPNLETARRLTLFWGLNCVHTADAVNFQDMIDKACDMCLEYGFARENDYIVIMAGMPFGTPGKTNVLRIARVQADHQES
- a CDS encoding DUF2312 domain-containing protein; translated protein: MTEAGGIAAEALRSYIERIERLEEEKANLAADIKDVYSEAKATGFDVKIMRQIIRLRKMEEHDRQEMEALLDTYAHALGMIRG
- a CDS encoding Re/Si-specific NAD(P)(+) transhydrogenase subunit alpha produces the protein MKLAIPKERRAHEKRVAATPDTVKKLIQLGFEVSVEKGAGLQSSITDAEYEAAGATIAADAAAAYKGAEIIFKVQRPLHAAEGDLDEIALVEPGARLIASLAPYADTAMLDIYAKGRIEAYAMELMPRITRAQSMDILSSQSNLAGYRAVIDGAYEYGRAFPMMMTAAGTVAPAKVMVMGAGVAGLQAIATAKRLGAIVSATDVRLAAKEQVESLGGKFVMVDDEEAKQAETAGGYAREMSDEYKAKQAKLIADTITKQDLVITTALIPGRAAPVLVTDEMVESMKPGSVIVDLAVEQGGNVTLSKLGEIVEHKGVKIVGHHNMPSRLAADASALFAKNLLNFITPHVDGESKALNINYEDETVSGILLTRDGSIIHPNFISGGN
- a CDS encoding tetratricopeptide repeat protein, translating into MTTGFTRHTLAALVLAGAFSLASLAPAQAADLSAASLLMHGGKGELHELAEKNMAAGKYKKALKYLKKASKKPMDGEMRSRIYSDICAVQALNNELEQALASCDKSLKYDDSNWKAMNNKGVALTALNKKETAHKLFTKALEMSNKNEIILANRTEAASNM
- a CDS encoding sigma-54-dependent transcriptional regulator, coding for MRKLILIVEDEETQRKMLQIALEKAGYNTVMASSGREALDMLCGVQPIQVDLVLLDLVLGDISGIEVLEKLSEENLIVPVIVLTAHSSLDSAVNAMRAGAIDFIAKPAGVDRLKVSIENALKLNQLSGEVSRLTRKWDGIMNFQDLMGDSPAIRQAIELAKKGARANVPILLEGESGVGKEVFARSIQGSSDRAGKPFVVVNCGAIPANLVESILFGHEKGSFTGATERHEGKFVEADGGTIFLDEIGELPLDLQVKLLRVLQEGEVDPIGSRESVTVDVRLISATNKKLKDLVETGHFREDLYYRLNVFPITLPPLRERAGDIEKLALHFVDKISAAEGRVRRPLSEDALNLLNSYSWPGNVRQLENAIFRAVILSEGENITPEDFPQILATLHNHPENFEGSALSVTSGGEAGGYSISPVAVLDDKGDIRPMAEVENDMITLAIRMYDNKMSEIARRLGIGRSTLYRKISELGLDAATDKDGDQDAAPDNS
- a CDS encoding N-formylglutamate amidohydrolase; amino-acid sequence: MQQTSRKHATAAEQTEAYEILNPEGKANIVLICEHASNFIPEEFDNLGLSGPDLQRHIAWDIGMAEITRQMSEALDAPAILARFSRLLIDPNREPDHATLIPDVSDKTVIPGNRNLDQAATRDRLDRFYHPFHDRAEQLVRHKARGGHVPLVCGMHSFTPVMNGAPRPWHAGMLWNRDPRLARELIDRLQHKHGLMVGDNKPYSGRDLFHTMNRHGADHGYPQVTIEVRQNEINTAAGQQKWARLLGKELAELAQDRSLTVIKKF
- a CDS encoding NAD(P)(+) transhydrogenase (Re/Si-specific) subunit beta, with translation MSEQMIADLTALAYLVAGVLFILSLRGLSSPESSRRGNTFGMIGMTIAVITTILNPEIVSYTWIIIALLVGGGIGLVIARRIPMTAMPQLVAAFHSLVGLAAVLVAGAAFLEPRAYGITDAFGDIYVASRIEMALGAAIGAITFSGSVIAFAKLNGNMSGKPILLPARHLINGLLALGIIGLIVAFCLSEGAASGGGMLMWYIMAASFVIGFLIIIPIGGADMPVVVSMLNSYSGWAAAGIGFTLGNNALIVTGALVGSSGAILSYIMCAAMNRSFISVILGGFGGEDAAAAGGEVEERPVKQGSAEDAAFIMKNAGSVIIVPGYGMAVAKAQHALREMADLLKEEGVKVSYAIHPVAGRMPGHMNVLLAEADVPYDEVFELEDINSQFSQTDVAFVIGANDVTNPAAKTDKSSPIYGMPVLDVENAGTVLFVKRGMAAGYAGVQNELFFRDNTMMLFADAKKMVEDIVKAM
- a CDS encoding YqaE/Pmp3 family membrane protein, which produces MIYLLAFFLPPVALFVYGKIFQAIINLVIWIVGFVFLLLGGWILWGIAVGHAIFVIHSAKADARTKKIVEAMNMDK
- a CDS encoding M3 family oligoendopeptidase, which produces MTKQDLDITKLPHWDLTDLYPALDCKELEQDFTHLMKQAEEFAGSYKGKLSSLSAEEMFEALTAYEAMETRMGRIYSYAGLLYAGDMTDGKIAQFYQTAHEKLNNIVSKVLFFTLELNKIDDKVIDGWLDSSAELRRYASWFDGVRLYRPYQLEDKLEELLHEKSVAGRAAWNRLFDETMAGLKFSFRDPDNGEVRELGTEECLDLLSNKDGAMRKAAAEALDETFDKNIRLFTLVTNTLAKEKEIEDRWRRYENPTTARHLSNRVEQEVVDALVGAVKDAYPRLSHRYYKLKARWFGVDKLNWWDRNAPLPETDDKLYQWDDATATVLSAYRRFSPKLAEVGQKFFDNNWIDAPVRPGKSPGAFAHPTVTDAHPYLLLNYLGKSRDVMTLAHELGHGVHQVLAAGQGELLSSTPLTLAETASVFGEMLTFQSMLDAEKDEARKKLLIAGKVEDMLNTVVRQIAFYDFEVRVHNARKDSELSSEDLSKIWMDVQTESLGDAFIFDDKYRHFWCYIPHFIHSPFYVYAYAFGDCLVNSLYATYLKAPEGFEAKYLGMLAAGGSLHHRDLLKPFGLDASDPAFWNTGLDMIAGYIDQLE